CGACGCAACCCCCGAAGGCGCCGAACCGCTCGTCGCGACCATCGACGGGTTCACGCGGGTCAGCGAGGGCGACACGGTGATCGCACACGTGCCGGAGGACGCGATCCACCTCTTCGACCGGATCACCGGTGAAGCGCTCCACAATCGGTCGATGGAAGACGCCGCAGACCAGGTCGACCTCGGCTGAGCGGCGCGCGCTGATTTTTTCCGAGCGGTCACCAGTAGGCGGTCCGATCGACGCCGTCGGCGAGCAGCGCCGCGGCCGCGACGTGCGCGTAGGCGCACCAGCTCAGCGCGAGCAGGGCGGCGACGCTTCGCGTGGCCGTCGCCGCGAGCGCGCTCCAGGCGACGACGACGAGGACGGTCGCGCCGACCCACGCGAGAAAGTACGTGCTCGACGCCGTCCCGCGGAGCGCGTCGCGGCTGAGGCCCGCTCGGAGTCCGTCTCGGACGCTCACGACGGCCGCCGCCGGAAAGAGGTAGCCGCAGGCGACGGTGACGAGGAGGGCGGCGGTCGCGAGCGTCGCGAGAGTGACGCCGCCGAGCGCGTTCGGAACCGACCCGCTCGCGACCACGTAGCCGGCGCCGACCACGGTGACGACTGCGGGGAGCAGGTAGACGACGGCGACGCCGGCGACGCGAGCGGCGAGCCGAAGCGTGGCGCGCCGTCGCACGCGAGGGAAGCCGCGACCGGCGAGGACGCCCCCGAGGAGCCCGAGCCACGCGAACAGCGGGCCGACGGCGACGACGAGCGGCCCGACGAGCGACCAGTCGGGCCAGAGGCGGGCCGCGAACCGGACGAGCGTCCCGCAAAACAGCAGCGCCGCGAGGCATTTCACGGTGCCGTC
This genomic window from Halorubrum sp. PV6 contains:
- a CDS encoding DUF4013 domain-containing protein, which encodes MFIDALRYPFADRTRLDGTVKCLAALLFCGTLVRFAARLWPDWSLVGPLVVAVGPLFAWLGLLGGVLAGRGFPRVRRRATLRLAARVAGVAVVYLLPAVVTVVGAGYVVASGSVPNALGGVTLATLATAALLVTVACGYLFPAAAVVSVRDGLRAGLSRDALRGTASSTYFLAWVGATVLVVVAWSALAATATRSVAALLALSWCAYAHVAAAALLADGVDRTAYW